Proteins from a genomic interval of Onychostoma macrolepis isolate SWU-2019 chromosome 17, ASM1243209v1, whole genome shotgun sequence:
- the LOC131523023 gene encoding calpain-2 catalytic subunit-like, whose translation MPPPRVNKKPSNEPTTKDNMGTLDDPLKFLDQDYQELKKSCITNKKKFVDDKFPPNSNSIDPKNKLELDLDQIEWLRPSKIVADPQLIVQGVSRFDYSQGSYLGNCWFLASVGALTFQKEVMDQVMPADQSFDKDYAGIFHFRFWRFGKWIDVVIDDKLPTINGELIFVLSKTSNEFWPALLEKAYAKVCGSYADMHAGRVSEALLDFTGGVHVCLELEKPAIDLWSLMDRATKTKALMACGSSQGEKSENILPNGIVQGHAYTVTGVFKVTCQGKPVRLVRVLNPWGRGEWNGAWSDKSSLWNKVSEKERTKCRSLANDGEFWMSMEDFTKNFEDIDICCLRPDFLDNSSKCIWATTCYNGSWESGTAGGCINSKDSFWTNPQFRVKIEELDEECASGQCPENILVSLMQIHEDRYRSLVSNYSIGFNVYLIPPEMKDEKFPAKFFHRRRSVEDSGNFINTRNVMKFFKLEPGEYLIVPSTFHPNECAKFMLSIFTKTESHRRKKKPAMTYV comes from the exons atgcctCCACCTCGAGTAAACAAGAAACCCAGCAATGAACCTACCACAAAAGACAACATGGGAACTCTCGACGATCCTTTGAAATTCTTGGATCAGGACTACCAGGAGTTGAAGAAGAGCTGCATCACCAATAAAAAGAAATTTGTTGATGACAAGTTCCCTCCAAACAGCAACTCCATTGACCCAAAGAACAAACTTGAATTGGATCTGGACCAAATCGAGTGGTTGAGACCATCA aaaatagtGGCAGACCCTCAGCTCATTGTACAGGGGGTGTCCAGGTTCGACTATTCCCAAGGATCTTATTTAg GGAACTGCTGGTTTCTTGCTTCAGTTGGGGCTTTAACATTTCAGAAGGAAGTCATGGACCAGGTCATGCCAGCTGACCAGTCATTTGATAAAGATTATGCAGGGATATTTCACTTCAGA TTCTGGCGGTTTGGGAAGTGGATTGACGTTGTCATTGATGACAAACTTCCAACAATCAATGGTGAACTCATTTttgttctttcaaaaacatctaatGAGTTTTGGCCTGCCTTACTGGAGAAAGCTTATGCCAA GGTGTGCGGCTCCTATGCTGACATGCATGCTGGTCGTGTATCTGAGGCTCTGCTGGACTTCACTGGTGGCGTCCACGTGTGCCTTGAACTAGAAAAACCTGCTATTGATTTGTGGAGCCTGATGGATCGTGCAACCAAAACTAAGGCTCTGATGGCCTGTGGCTCCAGTCAGGGG GAAAAATCTGAGAATATTTTACCGAATGGTATTGTTCAAGGCCATGCATATACAGTGACGGGGGTTTTTAAG GTTACATGCCAAGGAAAACCGGTGAGGCTGGTGAGAGTGTTGAATCCGTGGGGAAGAGGCGAGTGGAACGGTGCCTGGAGTGACAA ATCATCGTTGTGGAACAAAGTGAGTGAGAAGGAGCGAACAAAGTGCCGTTCCTTGGCCAATGATGGGGAGTTCTG GATGTCAATGGAGGACTTCACCAAAAACTTCGAAGACATTGATATTTGCTGCCTCAGACCTGATTTTCTGGACAATTCCTCTAAATGCATCTGGGCAACTACATGCTACAATGGCAGCTGGGAATCTGGGACCGCTGGTGGCTGCATTAATAGTAAAG ACTCTTTCTGGACAAACCCTCAGTTTCGGGTGAAGATTGAGGAGCTTGATGAGGAATGTGCTAGTGGCCAGTGTCCTGAAAACATACTGGTGTCCCTCATGCAGATCCATGAGGACAGATACAGAAGTCTTGTTTCTAACTACTCCATTGGCTTCAATGTTTATCTG ATACCACCAGAG ATGAAAGATGAGAAATTCCCAGCCAAGTTCTTCCACCGCAGACGTTCCGTGGAAGATAGTGGGAACTTCATCAATACAAGAAATGTGATGAAATTCTTCAAGCTTGAACCAGGAGAATATCTCATTGTACCCTCTACTTTCCATCCTAATGAGTGTGCAAAATTCATGCTGTCCATCTTCACAAAGACTGAATCGCATAGGAGAAAAAAGAAACCTGCAATGACATATGTGTGA